The following is a genomic window from Jannaschia sp. S6380.
GTAGCAATCCGATGGCTGGCCCGGGGCGAACCGCGCGCGCAGCGATCGGAACTCCCGCTCGCCGAGCCCGAAGATCGCGGCGACCCGGTGCAGGAAGTCGTTCTCGGCCGGATGATAGGTGCCGTCGGCCATGGCGATGTGGAACAGACCCTCCATCAAGTCGGAGAGCGTGTCGGTATCGCCGTCGAACATGCGTGCGATGCGCCGGGCGTATTCCTCGAACCCGGCGACGTCGGTCCGCGCCATGTCGAAGACGCGCGCGGCGTTCGCCTCCTCGTCGGGCGGGATGGTGAAGACCTCGCGGAAGGCCGCGACCTCGTCGCGCGTGACGAGGCCGTCCGCCTTGGCCATCTTGGCCGATAGCGCGATCACCGCAATGGTGAAGGCCACCGACCGCTCCGGCGGGGCGCGCAGACGTTCGAACAGGCCCGACAGGGCCTCGCCCGGGGCGAGGCTCGCCAACGCGTCGAGGATGCGGGACCAGAGGCTCATGCCGCCACCCTACCGGCTTGTCAGCGCGACGAGAACGGCGATCTCCGTCAGTTGCTGGATCGCGCCCAGCACGTCCCCCGTCTGCCCGCCGATCTTGGCCCGTGCCAGGCGTCCCACGACCAACAATACACCGGTCGCCAGCACCCCCGCCGCAACCCCGTGGACCCCGTGCGGCAAAAGCGCCAGCACGGCCAGCGCCAGCCCTGCCTGCGCCCTGCCCGCAGCCGGCATCCCGACCCTGCGCGACAGGCCATCCGTCCGTGCCGCCGGAAGCCAACGCATCGCGATGGCCATCGGCGCCCGGCTGACGATCGCGGCGGTGATCACGACGGCCAGGAACTGCCCCTGGATCAACGCGGTCGCGATCAGCGACCAACGCAGCGTCAGCGACAGGACCAGCGCGACGACGCCATAGGTGCCGATCCGGCTGTCGCGCATGATCTCCAGCCGCCGTGTGGGGGCGAACCCGCCCCAGATCCCGTCCGCGACATCGGCCAATCCGTCCTCATGCAGCGCACCCGTGGCCGCGATCAACACGACCAGCGTCAGGGCCGAGGCGACGGCCGGCGTCGCCCCCAGCGCATGCGCTGCTCCGCCCGCCGCCGCGGCCAACAACCCGACCGCCAGCCCGACGAGAGGCCAGGCCCAGGCGGCTCGCGCCGCCGGGTCGGTCGGTGCGCCCCGGACGGGCAACCGCGTCAGCAGCATCATGGCCGAGACGAGATCGGATTTCAGGCGCATGTCGTGTCCGGCTGGTGAAGAGACGCCCCGTCGCTTATCGCTCGCCGAAGGGGCGGTAAAGACATCCCCAGCGACAGGAGGGCCAATGACAGATTTCCCCGACATCCAGACCATTCGCGCAGCCATCGCGAATTTCCCCGGCCTGGACGCGCAGGCCGCCAAGGCCGCGACGGAGCGTAACTCGCAGCTGACCAAGCCGCCCGGCGCACTGGGCCGACTGGAGACGCTGGCCATCTGGTATGCGGGCTGGGCCGGTGATCCGCGCCCCGTGCTGGATACGGCGCAGGTCCTCGTCTTCGCGGGCAATCACGGTGTCGCCGCCCAGGGCGTCAGTGCCTTCCCGGCCGAGGTCACGGCACAGATGGTCGGCAATTTCGAGGCCGGCGGCGCTGCCATCAACCAGCTCTCGAACCTGGCCGGGGCACGGATGCAGGTCCATGCCATCGACCTCGACCGTCCGACCGCCGATTTCACCCAAGGCCCCGCCATGACCGAGGCCGAGATGTGCGCCGCCTTCGCCACGGGCTGGAACGCCGTCGACGCGGATGCCGATGTCGTCGTGCCCGGCGAGATGGGGATCGCCAACACAACCTCGGCCGCCGCCATCGCGAGCGCCATCCTTGGTGGCGACGGCTGGGCCGGCCGGGGCACCGGCGTCGACGATGCGGGTCTGGACCGGAAGGAGCGCGCCGTTGCCGCGGGCCTGGCCGCCAATCCGGACCGAACGGGCCTCGCCGTCCTTGCGGCGCTGGGCGGGCGCGAGCTGGCCGCCATGGCCGGGGCCATCGCCGGCGCCCGCGCCCGGCGCATTCCGATCATCCTCGACGGGTTCATCTGCACGGCCGCCGCGCTCTGCCTCTGGGCCGAGGACCCATCCGCGCTGGACCATTGCCTGGCCGGTCACCTGTCGGCCGAAGGGGCGCATGGCCGGATGCTCGACGCGCTGGGGATGGAGCCGCTCCTGTCGCTGGGCCTGCGGCTGGGCGAGGGGTCGGGCGCGGCGCTGGCACTTCAGGTGCTGCGCGGCGCGCTGGCTTGCCATTCCGGCATGGCCACCTTCGCGGAAGCGGCCGTCTCGGGCGGCTAGCCCTGGCGGGCGTCCCGCTCGGCCACCAGGAACGACAGGGCGTCGGCCACGATCTTGGTGTCGGCCCCGCCCGTCACCCCGCCGATGCCCACGCGCCGGCCGACGCGCCACCACATGCCGGGGACCCAGGCCCGGCCCAACGGCGACCGCAGGCGGATCAGGAACCCGTTCGACGGCTTGAACGTGAAGAGCGCCCGGTCGACCGAGGCGATTTCGTCCAGCGGCGCGATGGGCGTGCCGTCTTCCTCGCGCAGGCCTGTCTCGTCCAGAACGATGGCGACCGACGATCCGCGCCAGCCCCGCTGTCCCAGCATCAGCGCGCCGATCCCCAGCGCGATCAGCAGCAGACGCCACCCCATCGCGGCGGGCGGGTGGGCGATGGCGAGCCAAAGCAGCAGCACCCCGAGACAGATTTGGATCGCGAAGCCCAGGACACGACGCGGAGTTGAAGGACGCAGGATATGAAGCGGCTCGCTCATACGCCCGGCCTAGCCCCCCGCCGGGGCGGGCACAACGGCGATCATGCGTCCACCGCGGCGAGATGCGCAGGCTGGCAATCTCGTCGGGGTGGGGATAATCGGACGCCATGCTGAATACGATCCGCCACGGCACGTCGACCGACCGCACCCCGCTGTTGATCGCGCACGGCCTGTTCGGTTCGGCACGCAACTGGGGCGTGGTGGCCAAGCGCCTGTCGGCGGACCGCGAGGTCGTCGCCGTCGACATGCGCAACCATGCCGGCAGCGCGTGGCGGGACAGTCACGGCTACGACGACCTCGCCGCCGACCTGGCGAATGTGATCGGCGAGCGGCCGCATGACGTGCTGGGCCATTCGATGGGCGGCAAGGCGGCGATGGTGCTGGCCCTGACCGACCCCGCGCGCCTGCGTCGCCTGGTCGTCGCCGATATCGCGCCGGTTGAATATGGTCATAGCCAGGTCCACCTGATCGACGCGATGCGTGCCGTCGACCTCTCCCATGTGACCCGCCGGTCTGAGGCAGCGGAACAACTGGCCCAGGTCCCCGACGACGGCACGCGCAGTTTTCTTCTGCAATCGCTCGACGTGGCCGCGAAACGCTGGACCCTGAACCTCGACGTGCTGGAGGCGGAGATGCCGAAGATCATGGGTTTCCCCGGTCTCGATACGCGTTTCGACGGCCCGGCTTTCTTCCTGTCGGGTGGCGAGAGCGACTATGTTCGCCCCGAACACCGGGACACGATCAAGGCGCTGTTCCCGAAGGCGCGCTTCGCCAAGATCCCCGGTGCACATCACTGGCTGCATGCCGAGGAGCCCCGCGCGTTCGAAGCATCGGTCCGCGCCTTCCTCGACGCGGACTAGGCCGTCAGGCCCTCCGGCTCGGCCAACCCATGCGCACGGCAGCACGCCGTCAGCGTGTTGGCCAGAAGGCAGGCGATCGTCATCGGCCCCACGCCCCCCGGCACCGGCGTGATCGCGCCCGCCGTCTCCCGGGCCTCGGCAAACGCCACGTCCCCGATCAGCCGTGTCTTGCCCGGCTTGTCGGGATGCGGCACGCGGGTGATGCCCACGTCGATCACCGTCGCGCCGGGCTTGACCCAGTCGCCCTTGACCATCTCGGCGCGCCCGACCGCCGCCACCAGGATGTCCGCCCGTCGACAGACCTCTGGCAGGTTCTTGGTGCGGGAATGGGCGACCGTCACCGTGCAGCTTTCCCGCAGCAGAAGTTGCGCCATCGGCTTGCCGAACAGGTTCGACCGGCCGATCACCACCGCCTCGCGTCCGGTCAGGTCGCCCAGCCGGTCACGCAGCAGCATCAGGCAGCCCAGCGGCGTGCAACTCACCAGCGCATCCCCTCCGGTCGCCAGCAATCCGGCATTGGTCACGCTCAGACCATCCACATCCTTGGACGGGTCGATCCGGGCGACCGTCCGGCGTTCGTCCAGATGGGCGGGCACCGGAAACTGGCACAGGATGCCGTGCACCTCCGGATCCGCGTTGAGCCGGTCGATCAGCGTAAATAGGTCGGCTTCCGACGTCTCCGCCGGCAACCGATGCTCGAAGGAGTTCATGCCCGCCTCGACCGTCGCCTTGTGCTTGTGGCTGACATAGACCTCGCTTGCCGGATCCGCGCCCACCAGCACCACGGCCAGGCCCGGCGTCACGCCCTCCGCCGTCAGGCGTGACACTTCGTGCGCCACCTGTTCCCGGATCCGGGCGGCGAAGGCCTTGCCGTCGATGATCGTGGCGCTCATGTCGTTCCCCCCGGATGGTCCGCCCGCCGCAGGGCGGGTGCATGGTTCATGTGCTACTTCCTTCGCACGCCGCGAATACAGCGGTTTCGTGGACTGCCGGGTCAATGGCCGCGGCTGAAAATGTCCGACGGGAAT
Proteins encoded in this region:
- a CDS encoding TerB family tellurite resistance protein translates to MSLWSRILDALASLAPGEALSGLFERLRAPPERSVAFTIAVIALSAKMAKADGLVTRDEVAAFREVFTIPPDEEANAARVFDMARTDVAGFEEYARRIARMFDGDTDTLSDLMEGLFHIAMADGTYHPAENDFLHRVAAIFGLGEREFRSLRARFAPGQPSDCYEVLGVTPDTPLKEIRAAWRAAVRDSHPDRLMARGLPEEAIKLAEKRLIAVNRAWENIQAGTA
- a CDS encoding alpha/beta fold hydrolase, which produces MLNTIRHGTSTDRTPLLIAHGLFGSARNWGVVAKRLSADREVVAVDMRNHAGSAWRDSHGYDDLAADLANVIGERPHDVLGHSMGGKAAMVLALTDPARLRRLVVADIAPVEYGHSQVHLIDAMRAVDLSHVTRRSEAAEQLAQVPDDGTRSFLLQSLDVAAKRWTLNLDVLEAEMPKIMGFPGLDTRFDGPAFFLSGGESDYVRPEHRDTIKALFPKARFAKIPGAHHWLHAEEPRAFEASVRAFLDAD
- the folD gene encoding bifunctional methylenetetrahydrofolate dehydrogenase/methenyltetrahydrofolate cyclohydrolase FolD, whose product is MSATIIDGKAFAARIREQVAHEVSRLTAEGVTPGLAVVLVGADPASEVYVSHKHKATVEAGMNSFEHRLPAETSEADLFTLIDRLNADPEVHGILCQFPVPAHLDERRTVARIDPSKDVDGLSVTNAGLLATGGDALVSCTPLGCLMLLRDRLGDLTGREAVVIGRSNLFGKPMAQLLLRESCTVTVAHSRTKNLPEVCRRADILVAAVGRAEMVKGDWVKPGATVIDVGITRVPHPDKPGKTRLIGDVAFAEARETAGAITPVPGGVGPMTIACLLANTLTACCRAHGLAEPEGLTA
- the cobS gene encoding adenosylcobinamide-GDP ribazoletransferase, which codes for MRLKSDLVSAMMLLTRLPVRGAPTDPAARAAWAWPLVGLAVGLLAAAAGGAAHALGATPAVASALTLVVLIAATGALHEDGLADVADGIWGGFAPTRRLEIMRDSRIGTYGVVALVLSLTLRWSLIATALIQGQFLAVVITAAIVSRAPMAIAMRWLPAARTDGLSRRVGMPAAGRAQAGLALAVLALLPHGVHGVAAGVLATGVLLVVGRLARAKIGGQTGDVLGAIQQLTEIAVLVALTSR
- the cobT gene encoding nicotinate-nucleotide--dimethylbenzimidazole phosphoribosyltransferase; its protein translation is MTDFPDIQTIRAAIANFPGLDAQAAKAATERNSQLTKPPGALGRLETLAIWYAGWAGDPRPVLDTAQVLVFAGNHGVAAQGVSAFPAEVTAQMVGNFEAGGAAINQLSNLAGARMQVHAIDLDRPTADFTQGPAMTEAEMCAAFATGWNAVDADADVVVPGEMGIANTTSAAAIASAILGGDGWAGRGTGVDDAGLDRKERAVAAGLAANPDRTGLAVLAALGGRELAAMAGAIAGARARRIPIILDGFICTAAALCLWAEDPSALDHCLAGHLSAEGAHGRMLDALGMEPLLSLGLRLGEGSGAALALQVLRGALACHSGMATFAEAAVSGG